From one Ignavibacteria bacterium genomic stretch:
- the murA gene encoding UDP-N-acetylglucosamine 1-carboxyvinyltransferase, with protein sequence MDKFVITGPARLQGELTISGAKNASLAMMPACLLAPGVSTLTNTPQNRDVDTFCRLLETLGVRTHAQGTTVTLDTSDIHSVEAPYEHVKKMRASIYVLGPLIARFGKARVSLPGGCNFGPRPVDLHLRGLEALGAEISVDSGYINASTQGLQGGRFHFDVVSVGASVNVIMAAVLARGRTVLTNVALEPEVVAVAEMLVQMGAVIQGIGTTTLQIDGVEKLQPVQAVTIPDRIEAATYLIAAAATQGDVTLHNVRADHMTAILHALHQSGATVQQTGTSVRVCMDTTPAAVDITAAPYPGFPTDAQAQWAAYMLTANGSATITDTIYPTRFGYVPELQRLGAHITTGESTCTVHGGAPLTGASVMSSDLRASASLVIAALLANGVSEILRVYHLDRGYEVMEERLHALGARVERQKTDEF encoded by the coding sequence ATGGACAAATTCGTTATTACAGGTCCTGCGCGCCTGCAGGGCGAGCTCACCATTTCCGGCGCAAAGAATGCCTCGCTGGCCATGATGCCGGCATGTTTGCTGGCACCGGGTGTGAGTACGCTCACCAATACCCCACAGAACCGTGATGTTGATACGTTCTGCCGCCTGCTGGAAACACTGGGCGTACGAACACATGCACAGGGCACCACCGTAACGCTTGACACGTCGGATATTCACTCTGTGGAAGCCCCGTACGAACATGTAAAAAAAATGAGGGCTTCGATCTACGTGCTGGGACCGCTCATTGCCCGTTTTGGCAAGGCCAGAGTGTCCCTGCCGGGTGGCTGCAACTTTGGTCCCCGGCCTGTTGACCTGCACCTTAGGGGGCTGGAGGCGCTTGGTGCCGAGATTAGCGTGGACAGTGGCTACATCAATGCCAGCACACAGGGGTTACAGGGGGGCAGGTTTCATTTTGATGTTGTCAGTGTTGGCGCGAGTGTTAACGTGATAATGGCCGCGGTGCTGGCCAGGGGAAGAACCGTGCTCACCAATGTTGCACTTGAGCCTGAAGTTGTAGCTGTTGCAGAAATGCTGGTACAGATGGGTGCCGTAATCCAGGGGATTGGAACAACCACATTGCAGATAGACGGTGTTGAGAAACTGCAACCTGTGCAGGCAGTAACGATACCGGATCGTATTGAAGCAGCAACGTACCTTATCGCTGCAGCCGCAACACAGGGCGATGTTACACTGCATAACGTCAGAGCCGACCACATGACGGCCATCCTCCACGCATTGCACCAGTCAGGTGCCACCGTACAACAAACCGGCACATCAGTACGGGTGTGCATGGATACGACACCTGCTGCAGTGGATATTACGGCAGCACCATACCCGGGCTTCCCGACTGACGCGCAGGCTCAGTGGGCAGCTTACATGTTAACAGCCAACGGGAGCGCCACGATTACCGATACGATCTATCCCACACGATTTGGATATGTTCCCGAACTGCAGCGTCTGGGCGCTCACATCACAACCGGCGAAAGCACCTGCACCGTACACGGCGGCGCACCGCTCACCGGTGCCTCGGTGATGAGCAGCGACCTCAGGGCAAGCGCATCACTGGTGATTGCCGCGCTGCTGGCCAACGGTGTCTCGGAAATCCTTCGGGTGTATCATCTTGACCGCGGTTACGAGGTTATGGAAGAACGGCTGCACGCCCTCGGTGCACGGGTGGAACGACAGAAAACAGATGAGTTTTAG
- a CDS encoding peptidoglycan DD-metalloendopeptidase family protein — MKYFFLLLGVLLAAGTTVCGQSAIDARKQELKELRNSIKKTQQRLHTLRAEEKKASRSLTGLQRQRHSITLFIRELQDTLTRLTDSATALEGRIRQTRQALTDVEQSYNAALRSLAVWKSKNRGTPLDDGTTASLFRSLTRSVVQYRGRMVELRDSLNKQQGLLSDYTRTQTVVLQAKAGQEKVLNRTIQKSSKELRSLQSSKRATQRELNTKTASLRKLSSIINKLVAEARRKADAERRASEKKSPAGSRSSGRSAKAPSTESAAPAFSANSLPWPTSGRKLIHGYGAYKNSETGTTLDNPGIDIAAPQGSPVSCVASGKVSSVTWLPGFGSLVIVDHENGIRTVYANLASVNVSQGSRVKQGTLIGKSGENMDGALVHFEIWNGRNRLNPLTYLR; from the coding sequence ATGAAATACTTTTTTTTACTTCTGGGGGTTTTGCTTGCTGCGGGAACAACTGTCTGCGGACAAAGCGCGATCGACGCCAGGAAACAAGAGCTGAAGGAACTGCGCAACAGTATAAAAAAAACCCAGCAACGGTTACATACGCTCAGAGCAGAAGAAAAAAAAGCATCGCGCTCACTAACGGGTCTTCAACGGCAGCGTCACTCCATCACGCTGTTTATTCGTGAACTCCAGGATACTCTCACGCGGCTTACTGACAGTGCAACTGCTCTTGAAGGTAGAATCCGGCAAACCCGCCAGGCACTTACCGACGTTGAACAATCATACAACGCTGCGCTTCGGTCTCTGGCCGTATGGAAATCAAAAAACCGCGGTACGCCACTCGATGATGGGACCACTGCCTCACTGTTTAGATCTCTCACCAGGTCTGTAGTACAGTATCGTGGCCGGATGGTGGAGCTTAGAGACTCACTGAATAAGCAGCAGGGCTTACTGAGCGACTATACCCGTACGCAGACAGTTGTGCTTCAGGCTAAGGCGGGACAGGAGAAGGTACTGAACCGCACGATACAAAAGAGCAGCAAGGAGCTGCGCTCGCTGCAGTCCAGTAAACGAGCAACCCAGCGTGAGCTGAATACCAAGACAGCGAGTCTGCGAAAACTCAGTTCCATAATTAACAAGCTTGTTGCCGAAGCCCGCCGCAAGGCTGATGCTGAGCGTCGGGCCAGTGAAAAAAAATCACCGGCCGGCAGCCGATCCTCCGGAAGGTCTGCCAAAGCCCCCTCAACAGAGTCTGCAGCTCCCGCCTTTTCGGCCAACTCGTTGCCATGGCCAACAAGCGGACGCAAGTTGATTCACGGATACGGAGCATACAAAAATTCCGAGACCGGCACCACACTCGACAATCCGGGGATCGATATCGCAGCACCCCAGGGAAGCCCCGTTTCATGTGTAGCGTCCGGCAAAGTCAGCTCCGTTACGTGGCTGCCCGGCTTTGGTTCACTTGTTATTGTAGATCATGAAAACGGAATCCGGACGGTGTACGCCAACCTTGCATCGGTAAATGTATCGCAGGGTTCACGCGTTAAGCAGGGTACTCTAATCGGAAAATCAGGCGAGAATATGGATGGCGCACTGGTTCACTTTGAAATCTGGAACGGCAGAAACAGGCTTAACCCGCTTACCTACCTGCGGTAG
- a CDS encoding LCP family protein, whose amino-acid sequence MERSKTQWFITLLCAILLTACSVSEQEQQPDALPDSLTQDSVHADTVGNKAVADVDNGSADFVVTDTTMTLRQSQFPKPTGSVINVMITGVDTRMGAYGTHADANQLVRFFLDSGMVEIISVPRDTESDAGFPDSTGLNRLTNVRANRGRRAYLAAVQKITGVGPIHYWVEFGFSQAVGLLELVGYKNNATTTLRVLRSRQAYRAGDFQRSYNQGRFIRSILLHELPKGTTLLRSLAIRLGLAMVETNLTYDVVSEIVNKMNESGFDGSADRIWVRLKPSVLLHVQAFDFDSSNIQALNKQIDSRVAHLLKDSVRTPSGSYEKRLQALISKAESTKSASGVIHLLQLPYRQRAWLQITDSARRTAYRQQICTLLEHAYRRNNNTKLADEVRDYLELEKELH is encoded by the coding sequence TTGGAACGAAGCAAAACACAATGGTTTATAACGCTGCTGTGTGCGATACTCCTAACGGCTTGCAGTGTATCGGAACAAGAGCAGCAGCCTGATGCTCTGCCTGATTCGCTGACGCAGGATTCCGTCCATGCAGACACCGTTGGCAATAAAGCCGTGGCTGACGTTGACAATGGGTCGGCAGACTTCGTGGTAACCGATACTACGATGACGCTGCGTCAGTCCCAATTCCCAAAACCCACAGGTTCGGTGATTAACGTGATGATCACTGGTGTGGATACCCGTATGGGTGCCTATGGTACCCATGCCGACGCTAATCAGCTGGTGCGGTTCTTCCTGGACAGTGGGATGGTGGAGATCATCTCTGTTCCGCGTGACACCGAGTCGGACGCAGGGTTCCCTGACAGTACCGGTTTAAACCGGCTTACCAACGTAAGGGCCAACAGGGGCCGGCGTGCCTATCTGGCCGCCGTTCAGAAAATCACAGGGGTGGGACCAATACACTACTGGGTTGAATTCGGCTTTTCTCAGGCTGTAGGACTGCTGGAGCTTGTAGGCTACAAGAACAACGCAACAACAACACTGCGGGTACTACGGTCACGGCAGGCATACCGCGCCGGTGATTTTCAGCGGTCGTACAACCAGGGGCGTTTTATCCGTTCGATACTTCTGCATGAACTGCCAAAGGGTACAACTCTGCTGCGGTCACTCGCAATCCGGCTGGGTCTGGCCATGGTTGAAACAAACCTGACGTATGATGTAGTGTCTGAAATTGTAAATAAGATGAATGAAAGCGGTTTTGACGGTTCTGCTGACAGAATTTGGGTACGATTAAAGCCCTCGGTACTCTTGCATGTACAGGCATTTGACTTTGATTCGTCAAACATCCAAGCCTTAAATAAGCAGATTGACTCAAGAGTAGCGCACCTGCTCAAAGACTCAGTTCGTACCCCCTCCGGATCGTACGAGAAACGGCTGCAGGCATTAATCAGTAAGGCCGAATCCACCAAATCAGCATCAGGCGTTATTCACCTTCTTCAGTTGCCGTATCGCCAGCGTGCATGGCTACAGATAACCGATTCCGCACGCCGTACAGCGTACCGTCAGCAAATCTGCACGCTTCTGGAACATGCCTACCGCAGAAACAACAACACAAAGCTTGCAGACGAGGTCAGGGATTATCTCGAGCTGGAAAAAGAGCTTCATTAG
- the mazG gene encoding nucleoside triphosphate pyrophosphohydrolase, with the protein MKTPVPVPSQPDDVLSHVEAFIRLVRILREQCPWDMKQTHDSISHLLIEEAYETVDAIKKHNDTELSKELGDILLHVVMHSVMAEQRGAFSLMTVIRNESDKLVNRHPHIFAGEEAHDETTVLQNWERLKMKEGRTSVLDGVPAALPAALRAQRVQEKAANVGFDWHDRRDVWQKVHEELAELETEIAKGDAERTADEFGDLLFAMVNAARHEGIIAEDALHNTVNKFIRRFQFIEQRAAENQRVLREMDLAEMDQYWNEAKHNGL; encoded by the coding sequence ATGAAAACACCCGTACCCGTCCCCTCGCAGCCCGATGACGTCCTTTCACACGTAGAAGCATTTATCCGGCTTGTGCGTATTCTGCGCGAGCAATGTCCGTGGGATATGAAACAAACCCACGACAGCATCTCACATCTTCTTATCGAAGAAGCGTACGAGACCGTGGATGCAATCAAAAAGCATAACGATACCGAGCTGTCGAAGGAACTGGGTGACATCTTACTGCACGTGGTAATGCACTCGGTGATGGCCGAGCAGCGAGGTGCATTCTCGCTGATGACCGTCATCCGCAACGAATCAGACAAACTGGTCAACCGCCATCCCCACATCTTTGCCGGCGAGGAAGCCCACGACGAAACCACGGTACTGCAGAATTGGGAACGCCTGAAAATGAAGGAAGGGCGAACCTCGGTACTTGACGGAGTACCTGCAGCACTGCCAGCCGCCCTGCGCGCTCAGCGCGTACAGGAAAAGGCTGCCAACGTAGGGTTCGACTGGCACGACCGACGCGATGTGTGGCAGAAGGTTCATGAGGAGCTTGCCGAACTGGAAACCGAAATTGCAAAGGGGGATGCCGAACGGACAGCCGATGAGTTTGGCGACCTCCTGTTTGCCATGGTAAATGCGGCACGTCATGAAGGGATTATTGCAGAAGACGCACTGCACAACACAGTCAATAAATTTATCAGACGTTTCCAGTTTATCGAGCAGCGGGCAGCTGAAAATCAGCGGGTGCTTCGCGAGATGGACTTGGCAGAGATGGATCAGTATTGGAACGAAGCAAAACACAATGGTTTATAA